A stretch of the Panicum virgatum strain AP13 chromosome 9N, P.virgatum_v5, whole genome shotgun sequence genome encodes the following:
- the LOC120690551 gene encoding nicotianamine synthase 2-like, which translates to MEATQNVEVTALVQKIAGLHAAISKLPSLSPSPKVDALFTDLVMACVPPSPVDVTKLDPEAQRMREELIRLCSDAEGHLEAHYSDMLAAFDNPLDHLRRFPYFSNYINLSKLEYDLLVRYVPGLEPSRVAFVGSGPLPFSSLVLAARHLPNTVFDNYDRCADANDRARKLVRADADLRKRMSFHTTDVADLTDELHKYDVVFLAALVGMVAEDKAKIVAHLGRHMADGAALVVRSAHGARGFLYPIVDPEDIRRGGFDVLAVYHPDDEVINSVIIARKVDADAIGPQNGQAHARRAVPIVSPPCKCCKMEASALQKREEVAAKEMSV; encoded by the coding sequence ATGGAGGCCACCCAGAACGTGGAGGTCACCGCCCTGGTGCAGAAGATCGCCGGCCTCCACGCCGCCATCTCCAAGCTGCCGTCGCTGAGCCCGTCCCCCAAGGTTGACGCGCTCTTCACCGACCTCGTCATGGCCTGCGTCCCGCCGAGCCCCGTTGACGTGACCAAGCTCGACCCGGAGGCGCAGAGGATGCGCGAGGAGCTCATCCGCCTCTGCTCCGACGCCGAGGGCCACCTCGAGGCGCACTACTCCGACATGCTTGCCGCCTTCGACAACCCGCTCGACCACCTCCGCCGCTTCCCCTACTTCAGCAACTACATCAACCTGAGCAAGCTGGAGTACGACCTCCTGGTCCGCTACGTCCCCGGCCTCGAGCCTTCCCGGGTCGCCTTCGTCGGGTCAGGCCCCCTGCCCTTCAGCTCGCTCGTGCTCGCCGCGCGCCACCTGCCCAACACGGTGTTCGACAACTACGACCGGTGCGCCGACGCCAACGACCGCGCCCGGAAGCTAGTCCGCGCGGACGCGGACCTGCGCAAGCGAATGTCCTTCCACACCACCGATGTCGCCGACCTCACGGACGAGCTCCACAAGTACGACGTGGTCTTCCTGGCCGCGCTCGTCGGCATGGTGGCCGAGGACAAGGCCAAGATCGTCGCCCACCTTGGCAGGCACATGGCCGACGGGGCGGCCCTCGTCGTGCGGAGCGCGCACGGGGCTCGCGGGTTCCTGTACCCCATCGTCGATCCCGAGGACATCCGCCGCGGCGGGTTCGACGTGCTGGCCGTGTACCACCCGGACGACGAGGTGATCAACTCCGTCATCATCGCGCGCAAGGTCGACGCCGACGCGATCGGGCCTCAGAATGGACAGGCGCACGCTCGCCGCGCGGTGCCGATAGTGAGCCCGCCTTGCAAGTGCTGCAAGATGGAGGCGAGCGCGCTCCAAAagagggaggaggtggcggcgaaggAGATGTCCGTTTGA
- the LOC120690552 gene encoding probable glutamyl endopeptidase, chloroplastic isoform X3, whose protein sequence is MSSAASRLSHIATATARGGAAGESNEPPPAGSAVAQQDDGLSGDIGYRLPPKEIQDIVDAPPLPVLSFSPNKDKILFLKRRALPPLSDIAKPEEKLAGLRIDANSNTRSRMSFYTGICIHKLLDDGTLGPEKEVHGYPVGARINFVTWSQDGRHISFTVRVDEEDNKSGKLRVWIADVESGEARPLFKSPEIYLNAIFDSFVWVNNSTLLVCTIPVTRGAPPQNPSVPSGPKIQSNETKNVVQVRTFQDLLKDEYDADLFDYYATSQLVLASLDGTVKPIGRPAVYTSIDPSPDDKYLMVSSIHRPYSYIVPCGRFPKKVELWTVDGKFIRELCDLPLAEDIPITMSSVRKGKRSINWRADKPSTLYWVETQDGGDAKVEVSPRDIVYMEQAEPINGEQPEILHKLDLRYAGTSWCDESLALVYESWYKTRKTRTWVLSPDKKDVSPRILFDRSSEDVYSDPGSPMMRRTDMGTYVIAKIKKQDGSTYVLLNGMGATPEGNVPFLDLFDINTGSKERIWESDKEKYYESVVALMSDKTDGELSLDQLKILTSKESKTENTQYYLQTWPEKKQVKITNFPHPYPQLASLYKEMIRYQRKDGVQLTANLYLPPGYDPSKDGPLPCLVWSYPGEFKSKDAAGQVRGSPNEFPGIGATSPLLWLARGFAILSGPTIPIIGEGDEEANDRYVEQLVASAEAAVEEVVKRGVAHPDKIAVGGHSYGAFMTANLLAHASHLFCCGIARSGAYNRTLTPFGFQNEDRTLWEATSTYVEMSPFMSANKIKKPILLIHGEQDNNSGTLTMQSDRFFNALKGHGALSRLVILPFESHGYSARESIMHVLWETDRWLQNYCVNSASKADSDSVADSENKTLSASGGSAAREDPSPEGSSYLPRSLL, encoded by the exons ATGAGCTCCGCCGCGTCCAGGCTGTCCCAcatcgccaccgccaccgcccgtggcggcgcggccggggagTCCaatgagccgccgccggccgggtccGCTGTGGCCCAGCAAGACGATG GCCTTTCAGGGGATATTGGCTATCGCCTTCCTCCGAAAGAAATACAGGACATTGTTGATGCACCACCACTTCCTGTCTTGTCATTTTCGCCAAACAAAGACAAGATTCTGTTCCTGAAGCGTCGAGCACTGCCACCACTATCAGATATTGCAAAGCCTGAGGAGAAGCTTGCTGGTCTAAGGATTGATGCCAATTCTAATACTAGGAGTAGAAT GTCTTTCTACACTGGAATATGTATCCATAAGCTGTTGGATGATGGAACTTTGGGCCCAGAGAAAGAGGTACATGGGTACCCAGTAGGTGCAAGGATCAATTTTGTCACGTG GTCACAAGATGGCCGCCATATATCCTTCACTGTTCGAGTTGATGAG GAGGACAACAAAAGCGGCAAGCTAAGGGTGTGGATTGCTGATGTTGAATCTGGAGAAGCAAGGCCACTTTTTAAATCGCCTGAGATATACCTAAATGCTATTTTCGACAG CTTCGTATGGGTTAATAATAGTACACTGCTAGTCTGCACTATTCCTGTGACACGTGGAGCTCCACCGCAGAATCCATCAGTTCCATCTGGTCCGAAAATCCAGTCTAATGAGACAAAGAATGTAGTCCAAGTGAGAACATTCCAAGATCTGCTGAAAGATGAATATGATGCTGATCTATTTGATTACTATGCAACCTCACAGCTCGTGTTGGCCTCTTTGGATGGAACAGTGAAGCCAATTGGCCGTCCAGCAGTATATACATCCATTGACCCATCACCAGATGATAAATACCTAATGGTTTCTTCCATCCACCGTCCATATTCCTACATTGTACCTTGTGGGAGATTTCCAAAAAAAGTTGAATTGTGGACTGTAGATGGGAAATTTATTAGGGAACTATGTGATCTGCCCCTGGCTGAGGACATTCCAATTACAATGAGCAGTGTGCGCAAGGGAAAGCGTTCAATCAATTGGAGGGCAGACAAACCTTCAACTCTGTATTG GGTGGAGACACAAGATGGTGGAGATGCAAAAGTAGAAGTTTCACCTCGTGACATAGTTTACATGGAACAGGCTGAACCCATAAATGGTGAACAGCCAGAGATCCTGCATAAACTTGACCTTCGATATGC AGGCACCTCCTGGTGTGATGAATCTCTTGCTTTAGTGTATGAATCTTGGTATAAAACTCGGAAAACAAGAACATGGGTGCTTTCTCCTGATAAAAAAGATGTCAGCCCACGCATTTTATTTGACCGATCATCAGAAGATGTATACTCTGATCCTGGCTCCCCAATGATGAGAAGAACTGACATGGGAACATATGTCATTGCAAAGATCAAGAAGCAAGACGGAAGTACTTATGTCTTGTTGAATGGGATGGGCGCCACACCAGAAGGAAATGTTCCATTCCttgatttatttgatat AAATACCGGAAGCAAAGAGCGGATATGGGAGAGTGACAAGGAAAAATATTACGAATCTGTTGTTGCACTGATGTCAGACAAAACTGATGGGGAACTGTCCCTTGATCAGTTAAAGATACTTACATCAAAAGAATCAAAAACAGAGAACACACAGTATTACTTGCAGACTTGGCCAGAAAAGAAGCAAGTCAAGATCACAAATTTCCCGCACCCATATCCTCAGCTTGCTTCCTTGTATAAGGAGATGATAAGATACCAACGGAAGGATGGAGTCCAACTTACAGCAAACTTATATCTTCCCCCAGGTTATGATCCATCAAAAGATGGACCTTTGCCATGTCTAGTTTGGTCCTACCCTGGTGAATTTAAAAGCAAAGATGCTGCTGGGCAAGTGCGTGGTTCCCCTAATGAATTTCCAGGGATTGGTGCTACATCCCCTCTTCTTTGGTTGGCTCGAGG GTTTGCTATTTTGTCGGGTCCAACAATTCCGATTATTGGTGAAGGTGACGAAGAGGCCAATGACAG GTATGTGGAACAACTAGTTGCAAGTGCAGAGGCTGCAGTTGAGGAAGTTGTTAAAAGAGGG GTGGCTCATCCTGATAAAATTGCTGTTGGTGGTCATTCATATGGTGCATTCATGACAGCTAATCTCTTAGCTCACGCATCTCATCTTTTCTGCTGCGGGATTGCTCGTTCTGGAGCTTACAACAGGACTCTAACTCCATTTGGTTTTCAG AACGAGGATAGGACACTCTGGGAGGCAACAAGCACCTATGTTGAGATGAGCCCTTTCATGTCAGCAAACAAAATCAAGAAACCAATCTTACTTATCCATGGAGAGCAGGACAACAATTCCGGGACGTTGACGATGCAG TCAGACCGATTTTTCAATGCCTTGAAAGGGCATGGTGCGCTGTCTCGTTTGGTGATACTTCCTTTTGAGAGCCATGGGTACTCTGCAAGGGAAAGTATTATGCACGTCCTCTGGGAGACTGATAGGTGGCTGCAGAACTACTGTGTAAACAGTGCTAGCAAGGCTGACTCAGATTCAGTGGCTGACAGTGAAAACAAAACACTGTCAGCCAGTGGTGGCAGTGCAGCTCGTGAAGATCCAAGTCCTGAGGGGTCCTCATATCTTCCACGATCGCTTCTGTG A
- the LOC120690552 gene encoding probable glutamyl endopeptidase, chloroplastic isoform X2, translating into MSSISILHRACLRIALLPLPPLRARATALRPPPRRRLQLPRRSAMSSAASRLSHIATATARGGAAGESNEPPPAGSAVAQQDDGLSGDIGYRLPPKEIQDIVDAPPLPVLSFSPNKDKILFLKRRALPPLSDIAKPEEKLAGLRIDANSNTRSRMSFYTGICIHKLLDDGTLGPEKEVHGYPVGARINFVTWSQDGRHISFTVRVDEEDNKSGKLRVWIADVESGEARPLFKSPEIYLNAIFDSFVWVNNSTLLVCTIPVTRGAPPQNPSVPSGPKIQSNETKNVVQVRTFQDLLKDEYDADLFDYYATSQLVLASLDGTVKPIGRPAVYTSIDPSPDDKYLMVSSIHRPYSYIVPCGRFPKKVELWTVDGKFIRELCDLPLAEDIPITMSSVRKGKRSINWRADKPSTLYWVETQDGGDAKVEVSPRDIVYMEQAEPINGEQPEILHKLDLRYAGTSWCDESLALVYESWYKTRKTRTWVLSPDKKDVSPRILFDRSSEDVYSDPGSPMMRRTDMGTYVIAKIKKQDGSTYVLLNGMGATPEGNVPFLDLFDINTGSKERIWESDKEKYYESVVALMSDKTDGELSLDQLKILTSKESKTENTQYYLQTWPEKKQVKITNFPHPYPQLASLYKEMIRYQRKDGVQLTANLYLPPGYDPSKDGPLPCLVWSYPGEFKSKDAAGQVRGSPNEFPGIGATSPLLWLARGFAILSGPTIPIIGEGDEEANDRYVEQLVASAEAAVEEVVKRGVAHPDKIAVGGHSYGAFMTANLLAHASHLFCCGIARSGAYNRTLTPFGFQNEDRTLWEATSTYVEMSPFMSANKIKKPILLIHGEQDNNSGTLTMQSDRFFNALKGHGALSRLVILPFESHGYSARESIMHVLWETDRWLQNYCVNSASKADSDSVADSENKTLSASGGSAAREDPSPEGSSYLPRSLL; encoded by the exons atgtcctccatctccatccTGCACAGGGCCTGCCTCCGCATCGCTCTACTGCCGCTCCCACCTCTGCGTGCTCGCGCCACCGCGCTCCgccctcctccgcggcggcgtctcCAACTGCCCCGCCGGAGCGCCATGAGCTCCGCCGCGTCCAGGCTGTCCCAcatcgccaccgccaccgcccgtggcggcgcggccggggagTCCaatgagccgccgccggccgggtccGCTGTGGCCCAGCAAGACGATG GCCTTTCAGGGGATATTGGCTATCGCCTTCCTCCGAAAGAAATACAGGACATTGTTGATGCACCACCACTTCCTGTCTTGTCATTTTCGCCAAACAAAGACAAGATTCTGTTCCTGAAGCGTCGAGCACTGCCACCACTATCAGATATTGCAAAGCCTGAGGAGAAGCTTGCTGGTCTAAGGATTGATGCCAATTCTAATACTAGGAGTAGAAT GTCTTTCTACACTGGAATATGTATCCATAAGCTGTTGGATGATGGAACTTTGGGCCCAGAGAAAGAGGTACATGGGTACCCAGTAGGTGCAAGGATCAATTTTGTCACGTG GTCACAAGATGGCCGCCATATATCCTTCACTGTTCGAGTTGATGAG GAGGACAACAAAAGCGGCAAGCTAAGGGTGTGGATTGCTGATGTTGAATCTGGAGAAGCAAGGCCACTTTTTAAATCGCCTGAGATATACCTAAATGCTATTTTCGACAG CTTCGTATGGGTTAATAATAGTACACTGCTAGTCTGCACTATTCCTGTGACACGTGGAGCTCCACCGCAGAATCCATCAGTTCCATCTGGTCCGAAAATCCAGTCTAATGAGACAAAGAATGTAGTCCAAGTGAGAACATTCCAAGATCTGCTGAAAGATGAATATGATGCTGATCTATTTGATTACTATGCAACCTCACAGCTCGTGTTGGCCTCTTTGGATGGAACAGTGAAGCCAATTGGCCGTCCAGCAGTATATACATCCATTGACCCATCACCAGATGATAAATACCTAATGGTTTCTTCCATCCACCGTCCATATTCCTACATTGTACCTTGTGGGAGATTTCCAAAAAAAGTTGAATTGTGGACTGTAGATGGGAAATTTATTAGGGAACTATGTGATCTGCCCCTGGCTGAGGACATTCCAATTACAATGAGCAGTGTGCGCAAGGGAAAGCGTTCAATCAATTGGAGGGCAGACAAACCTTCAACTCTGTATTG GGTGGAGACACAAGATGGTGGAGATGCAAAAGTAGAAGTTTCACCTCGTGACATAGTTTACATGGAACAGGCTGAACCCATAAATGGTGAACAGCCAGAGATCCTGCATAAACTTGACCTTCGATATGC AGGCACCTCCTGGTGTGATGAATCTCTTGCTTTAGTGTATGAATCTTGGTATAAAACTCGGAAAACAAGAACATGGGTGCTTTCTCCTGATAAAAAAGATGTCAGCCCACGCATTTTATTTGACCGATCATCAGAAGATGTATACTCTGATCCTGGCTCCCCAATGATGAGAAGAACTGACATGGGAACATATGTCATTGCAAAGATCAAGAAGCAAGACGGAAGTACTTATGTCTTGTTGAATGGGATGGGCGCCACACCAGAAGGAAATGTTCCATTCCttgatttatttgatat AAATACCGGAAGCAAAGAGCGGATATGGGAGAGTGACAAGGAAAAATATTACGAATCTGTTGTTGCACTGATGTCAGACAAAACTGATGGGGAACTGTCCCTTGATCAGTTAAAGATACTTACATCAAAAGAATCAAAAACAGAGAACACACAGTATTACTTGCAGACTTGGCCAGAAAAGAAGCAAGTCAAGATCACAAATTTCCCGCACCCATATCCTCAGCTTGCTTCCTTGTATAAGGAGATGATAAGATACCAACGGAAGGATGGAGTCCAACTTACAGCAAACTTATATCTTCCCCCAGGTTATGATCCATCAAAAGATGGACCTTTGCCATGTCTAGTTTGGTCCTACCCTGGTGAATTTAAAAGCAAAGATGCTGCTGGGCAAGTGCGTGGTTCCCCTAATGAATTTCCAGGGATTGGTGCTACATCCCCTCTTCTTTGGTTGGCTCGAGG GTTTGCTATTTTGTCGGGTCCAACAATTCCGATTATTGGTGAAGGTGACGAAGAGGCCAATGACAG GTATGTGGAACAACTAGTTGCAAGTGCAGAGGCTGCAGTTGAGGAAGTTGTTAAAAGAGGG GTGGCTCATCCTGATAAAATTGCTGTTGGTGGTCATTCATATGGTGCATTCATGACAGCTAATCTCTTAGCTCACGCATCTCATCTTTTCTGCTGCGGGATTGCTCGTTCTGGAGCTTACAACAGGACTCTAACTCCATTTGGTTTTCAG AACGAGGATAGGACACTCTGGGAGGCAACAAGCACCTATGTTGAGATGAGCCCTTTCATGTCAGCAAACAAAATCAAGAAACCAATCTTACTTATCCATGGAGAGCAGGACAACAATTCCGGGACGTTGACGATGCAG TCAGACCGATTTTTCAATGCCTTGAAAGGGCATGGTGCGCTGTCTCGTTTGGTGATACTTCCTTTTGAGAGCCATGGGTACTCTGCAAGGGAAAGTATTATGCACGTCCTCTGGGAGACTGATAGGTGGCTGCAGAACTACTGTGTAAACAGTGCTAGCAAGGCTGACTCAGATTCAGTGGCTGACAGTGAAAACAAAACACTGTCAGCCAGTGGTGGCAGTGCAGCTCGTGAAGATCCAAGTCCTGAGGGGTCCTCATATCTTCCACGATCGCTTCTGTG A
- the LOC120690552 gene encoding probable glutamyl endopeptidase, chloroplastic isoform X1 produces MSSISILHRACLRIALLPLPPLRARATALRPPPRRRLQLPRRSAMSSAASRLSHIATATARGGAAGESNEPPPAGSAVAQQDDGLSGDIGYRLPPKEIQDIVDAPPLPVLSFSPNKDKILFLKRRALPPLSDIAKPEEKLAGLRIDANSNTRSRMSFYTGICIHKLLDDGTLGPEKEVHGYPVGARINFVTWSQDGRHISFTVRVDEEDNKSGKLRVWIADVESGEARPLFKSPEIYLNAIFDSFVWVNNSTLLVCTIPVTRGAPPQNPSVPSGPKIQSNETKNVVQVRTFQDLLKDEYDADLFDYYATSQLVLASLDGTVKPIGRPAVYTSIDPSPDDKYLMVSSIHRPYSYIVPCGRFPKKVELWTVDGKFIRELCDLPLAEDIPITMSSVRKGKRSINWRADKPSTLYWVETQDGGDAKVEVSPRDIVYMEQAEPINGEQPEILHKLDLRYAGTSWCDESLALVYESWYKTRKTRTWVLSPDKKDVSPRILFDRSSEDVYSDPGSPMMRRTDMGTYVIAKIKKQDGSTYVLLNGMGATPEGNVPFLDLFDINTGSKERIWESDKEKYYESVVALMSDKTDGELSLDQLKILTSKESKTENTQYYLQTWPEKKQVKITNFPHPYPQLASLYKEMIRYQRKDGVQLTANLYLPPGYDPSKDGPLPCLVWSYPGEFKSKDAAGQVRGSPNEFPGIGATSPLLWLARGFAILSGPTIPIIGEGDEEANDRYVEQLVASAEAAVEEVVKRGVAHPDKIAVGGHSYGAFMTANLLAHASHLFCCGIARSGAYNRTLTPFGFQNEDRTLWEATSTYVEMSPFMSANKIKKPILLIHGEQDNNSGTLTMQSDRFFNALKGHGALSRLVILPFESHGYSARESIMHVLWETDRWLQNYCVNSASKADSDSVADSENKTLSASGGSAAREDPSPEGSSYLPRSLLWIYDARCKAHFHHS; encoded by the exons atgtcctccatctccatccTGCACAGGGCCTGCCTCCGCATCGCTCTACTGCCGCTCCCACCTCTGCGTGCTCGCGCCACCGCGCTCCgccctcctccgcggcggcgtctcCAACTGCCCCGCCGGAGCGCCATGAGCTCCGCCGCGTCCAGGCTGTCCCAcatcgccaccgccaccgcccgtggcggcgcggccggggagTCCaatgagccgccgccggccgggtccGCTGTGGCCCAGCAAGACGATG GCCTTTCAGGGGATATTGGCTATCGCCTTCCTCCGAAAGAAATACAGGACATTGTTGATGCACCACCACTTCCTGTCTTGTCATTTTCGCCAAACAAAGACAAGATTCTGTTCCTGAAGCGTCGAGCACTGCCACCACTATCAGATATTGCAAAGCCTGAGGAGAAGCTTGCTGGTCTAAGGATTGATGCCAATTCTAATACTAGGAGTAGAAT GTCTTTCTACACTGGAATATGTATCCATAAGCTGTTGGATGATGGAACTTTGGGCCCAGAGAAAGAGGTACATGGGTACCCAGTAGGTGCAAGGATCAATTTTGTCACGTG GTCACAAGATGGCCGCCATATATCCTTCACTGTTCGAGTTGATGAG GAGGACAACAAAAGCGGCAAGCTAAGGGTGTGGATTGCTGATGTTGAATCTGGAGAAGCAAGGCCACTTTTTAAATCGCCTGAGATATACCTAAATGCTATTTTCGACAG CTTCGTATGGGTTAATAATAGTACACTGCTAGTCTGCACTATTCCTGTGACACGTGGAGCTCCACCGCAGAATCCATCAGTTCCATCTGGTCCGAAAATCCAGTCTAATGAGACAAAGAATGTAGTCCAAGTGAGAACATTCCAAGATCTGCTGAAAGATGAATATGATGCTGATCTATTTGATTACTATGCAACCTCACAGCTCGTGTTGGCCTCTTTGGATGGAACAGTGAAGCCAATTGGCCGTCCAGCAGTATATACATCCATTGACCCATCACCAGATGATAAATACCTAATGGTTTCTTCCATCCACCGTCCATATTCCTACATTGTACCTTGTGGGAGATTTCCAAAAAAAGTTGAATTGTGGACTGTAGATGGGAAATTTATTAGGGAACTATGTGATCTGCCCCTGGCTGAGGACATTCCAATTACAATGAGCAGTGTGCGCAAGGGAAAGCGTTCAATCAATTGGAGGGCAGACAAACCTTCAACTCTGTATTG GGTGGAGACACAAGATGGTGGAGATGCAAAAGTAGAAGTTTCACCTCGTGACATAGTTTACATGGAACAGGCTGAACCCATAAATGGTGAACAGCCAGAGATCCTGCATAAACTTGACCTTCGATATGC AGGCACCTCCTGGTGTGATGAATCTCTTGCTTTAGTGTATGAATCTTGGTATAAAACTCGGAAAACAAGAACATGGGTGCTTTCTCCTGATAAAAAAGATGTCAGCCCACGCATTTTATTTGACCGATCATCAGAAGATGTATACTCTGATCCTGGCTCCCCAATGATGAGAAGAACTGACATGGGAACATATGTCATTGCAAAGATCAAGAAGCAAGACGGAAGTACTTATGTCTTGTTGAATGGGATGGGCGCCACACCAGAAGGAAATGTTCCATTCCttgatttatttgatat AAATACCGGAAGCAAAGAGCGGATATGGGAGAGTGACAAGGAAAAATATTACGAATCTGTTGTTGCACTGATGTCAGACAAAACTGATGGGGAACTGTCCCTTGATCAGTTAAAGATACTTACATCAAAAGAATCAAAAACAGAGAACACACAGTATTACTTGCAGACTTGGCCAGAAAAGAAGCAAGTCAAGATCACAAATTTCCCGCACCCATATCCTCAGCTTGCTTCCTTGTATAAGGAGATGATAAGATACCAACGGAAGGATGGAGTCCAACTTACAGCAAACTTATATCTTCCCCCAGGTTATGATCCATCAAAAGATGGACCTTTGCCATGTCTAGTTTGGTCCTACCCTGGTGAATTTAAAAGCAAAGATGCTGCTGGGCAAGTGCGTGGTTCCCCTAATGAATTTCCAGGGATTGGTGCTACATCCCCTCTTCTTTGGTTGGCTCGAGG GTTTGCTATTTTGTCGGGTCCAACAATTCCGATTATTGGTGAAGGTGACGAAGAGGCCAATGACAG GTATGTGGAACAACTAGTTGCAAGTGCAGAGGCTGCAGTTGAGGAAGTTGTTAAAAGAGGG GTGGCTCATCCTGATAAAATTGCTGTTGGTGGTCATTCATATGGTGCATTCATGACAGCTAATCTCTTAGCTCACGCATCTCATCTTTTCTGCTGCGGGATTGCTCGTTCTGGAGCTTACAACAGGACTCTAACTCCATTTGGTTTTCAG AACGAGGATAGGACACTCTGGGAGGCAACAAGCACCTATGTTGAGATGAGCCCTTTCATGTCAGCAAACAAAATCAAGAAACCAATCTTACTTATCCATGGAGAGCAGGACAACAATTCCGGGACGTTGACGATGCAG TCAGACCGATTTTTCAATGCCTTGAAAGGGCATGGTGCGCTGTCTCGTTTGGTGATACTTCCTTTTGAGAGCCATGGGTACTCTGCAAGGGAAAGTATTATGCACGTCCTCTGGGAGACTGATAGGTGGCTGCAGAACTACTGTGTAAACAGTGCTAGCAAGGCTGACTCAGATTCAGTGGCTGACAGTGAAAACAAAACACTGTCAGCCAGTGGTGGCAGTGCAGCTCGTGAAGATCCAAGTCCTGAGGGGTCCTCATATCTTCCACGATCGCTTCTGTG GATTTATGATGCCCGCTGCAAAGCCCATTTTCACCATTCTTGA
- the LOC120690553 gene encoding uncharacterized protein LOC120690553: MLDIQKRRVRLMLFIMGVLALSMTAEKFRELVGKEAASKSGQFTFMNCFDMGSGSLACSVKEGVKLYVNNLRTAHLERVRQHAMERALADAMTEGLTPAEAAKQAQKVSTKAAKVAARQANRILGPIISSGWDFFEAMYFGGSMTECFLRGSGTLFGTYAGGFHGEERFGKLGYLVGSQLGSWGGGRIGLMIYDIISGLKYMLQSIQPQNESSYASEDGSEYIDSYTSHHEREESTYYETLEEKQEESKWFGLF, translated from the coding sequence CTGAGAAGTTCAGGGAACTTGTTGGAAAGGAGGCTGCATCAAAGAGTGGTCAGTTCACATTCATGAACTGctttgacatgggttctggcAGCCTTGCATGCTCAGTGAAGGAGGGTGTCAAGTTGTATGTCAATAACCTTCGAACTGCACACCTGGAAAGGGTGCGGCAGCATGCCATGGAGAGAGCATTAGCCGATGCCATGACAGAAGGCCTAACACCTGCGGAAGCAGCCAAGCAGGCTCAGAAGGTCAGTACAAAAGCGGCAAAAGTGGCTGCTCGTCAAGCCAATCGGATATTGGGGCCAATAATTTCTTCTGGTTGGGACTTCTTTGAAGCAATGTACTTTGGTGGAAGCATGACAGAATGTTTTCTCCGAGGCAGTGGCACCTTGTTTGGAACTTATGCGGGTGGTTTCCACGGTGAGGAGAGGTTTGGAAAACTGGGATACCTCGTGGGAAGCCAACTAGGAAGCTGGGGTGGGGGAAGAATTGGACTGATGATTTATGATATCATAAGTGGCCTGAAATATATGCTTCAATCTATCCAACCTCAGAATGAATCGTCATATGCTTCAGAAGATGGTTCAGAATACATAGATAGTTATACAAGCCACCACGAAAGGGAGGAGTCAACTTACTATGAAACATTGGAGGAGAAACAGGAAGAATCAAAATGGTTTGGATTGTTTTGA